One genomic window of Arachis hypogaea cultivar Tifrunner chromosome 8, arahy.Tifrunner.gnm2.J5K5, whole genome shotgun sequence includes the following:
- the LOC112705134 gene encoding putative disease resistance RPP13-like protein 1 → MAEDLLQQPKSGSILEVGYKYFNDLAARSFFQPLKNAYKNSFVMPYLMHDIARFYGEKFFVRTFEVENVGKHDAKTRHLSYDLGDNDSVSKISEACDSLRHARTLLKIKKYREHKEGIDTCHLLAQLKHLRVLSFASFKIDILPDSIGELIHLRYLNLSNTLVVSLPESLNSLYNLQTLKLANCKELKTLPSNMQNLVKLRHLDISHTYLVDMPKKMSNLKDLQFLSDYTAGKHEENGIGELGELANLHGSLSLAKLENVENGGEASSARMDEKIHQNALNLEWSRSLFKDREFWNSGSERDVLDKLRPHKDLKVLFIKGYRGSMFPDWVGHSSYYNITKLELRRCRNCMMLPSLGQLPALTRSEISHCDMVNMIGGEFYKGDATHHPKTPFRSLKYLSFSDMSYWGEWESYECDDAPFPQLEELWIHKCPILRGDLPTFLPSLKSLHIVRCEELGYYLPRAPILRELTIDGKQKARMRDLPLSMLERLLVNGEQQVEYVIEAMTHTQPTSLIHLQISECSSAISFPGDSLPPSLEELSIEDCKNVEFPMQHQQHQSLRSLRIDNSCNSLTSLALPAFTNLKYLRIASRKDLTSLEVSQSQSLEYLSISECPKLGKIIRLPGSLRELSISNCPLLGEGIGRKDPPHLAFHFPHP, encoded by the coding sequence ATGGCTGAAGATCTTTTGCAACAACCAAAGAGTGGAAGCATTTTAGAAGTTGGTTATAAATACTTCAATGATTTAGCTGCACGATCATTCTTTCAACCTTTAAAGAATGCTTATAAAAATTCATTTGTGATGCCCTATCTCATGCATGATATAGCGAGATTCTATGGTGAAAAGTTCTTTGTTAGAACCTTTGAAGTCGAGAATGTAGGCAAACATGATGCTAAAACTCGTCATTTGTCATATGATCTCGGTGACAATGACTCTGTCTCAAAGATCTCAGAAGCATGTGATAGTTTACGTCATGCAAGGACTCTGTTGAAAATCAAGAAATACCGTGAACACAAAGAGGGAATTGATACTTGTCACTTACTAGCACAGTTGAAGCACTTACGTGTTTTGTCATTTGCATCGTTTAAAATTGATATATTGCCTGATTCAATTGGTGAATTGATCCACTTGCGCTATTTGAATCTCTCTAACACACTTGTCGTGTCATTGCCCGAGTCCTTGAATTCTTTGTACAATTTACAAACATTGAAGTTGGCAAACTGTAAAGAACTTAAAACGCTTCCCTCCAACATGCAAAATCTTGTGAAATTGCGTCATCTTGATATTTCCCACACTTATTTGGTAGATATGCCAAAAAAGATGAGCAACTTAAAAGATTTGCAATTTTTAAGTGACTATACTGCGGGCAAACATGAAGAGAATGGGATTGGAGAATTGGGAGAGCTAGCAAATCTTCATGGCTCATTGTCGCTTGCGAAATTAGAGAATGTTGAGAATGGTGGTGAAGCATCAAGTGCAAGAATGGATGAGAAAATACACCAGAATGCTTTAAATTTGGAGTGGTCAAGGTCATTATTTAAAGATAGAGAGTTTTGGAATTCCGGAAGTGAAAGAGATGTACTTGACAAATTACGTCCTCACAAAGACTTGAAGGTGCTATTCATCAAGGGTTACAGAGGTAGCATGTTTCCGGATTGGGTAGGGCACTCTTCGTACTACAACATTACTAAGTTGGAGCTGAGGCGATGCAGGAATTGTATGATGCTTCCTTCACTTGGACAGTTACCCGCTCTAACGAGATCGGAGATTTCACATTGTGATATGGTGAATATGATTGGTGGTGAATTCTATAAGGGTGATGCAACTCATCATCCAAAGACACCCTTCCGATCCCTTAAATATCTCTCATTCTCTGATATGAGTTACTGGGGGGAATGGGAgtcatatgaatgtgatgatgcaCCATTTCCTCAACTTGAGGAACTTTGGATACATAAATGTCCTATATTAAGAGGAGATTTGCCCACTTTCCTTCCGTCTTTGAAATCACTCCACATTGTTAGATGCGAGGAGCTTGGTTATTATCTGCCAAGAGCTCCCATCCTACGCGAATTAACAATAGATGGCAAACAGAAAGCAAGAATGCGGGACCTACCACTTTCCATGTTGGAGAGACTATTGGTTAATGGAGAGCAGCAGGTGGagtatgtgattgaggccatgaCCCACACCCAACCAACCTCTCTCATACACCTACAGATCTCAGAGTGCTCATCAGCCATATCATTTCCAGGGGATTCTTTGCCCCCTTCATTGGAAGAGCTATCAATTGAggattgcaagaatgtagaattCCCAATGCAACACCAACAACATCAGTCACTAAGGAGTCTTAGAATAGACAACAGCTGCAATTCACTTACATCCTTGGCATTGCCAGCGTTCACAAATCTCAAGTATCTCAGAATCGCAAGCCGTAAAGATTTGACATCTCTGGAGGTGTCACAGTCACAGTCCCTTGAATACTTATCAATTTCAGAGTGCCCTAAGCTGGGGAAGATAATAAGGCTGCCTGGCTCTTTAAGGGAACTCTCCATCAGTAACTGTCCGTTGTTGGGTGAAGGCATAGGGAGGAAGGACCCCCCACATTTGGCCTTCCATTTCCCACATCCCTAA